A region from the Anoplolepis gracilipes chromosome 2, ASM4749672v1, whole genome shotgun sequence genome encodes:
- the LOC140676348 gene encoding protein hunchback-like: MMNYNLSSISKNSQFFSENSNLSEEVTQNMNKYQEKQSMDTMSNIMKPSNEDISLTQSTLCCSLCAFVTSNRSKFNEHMVNHWISKYNNPNFKAILAQLPDFKFLQKKTNCSFSTLEEDTEHETRKIDKSKLFHMNLQDNVKQNKQHFREGKICKQCNFVASTKMEYWEHMRCHIKGFTCSECSFVTKYKHHMNHHWLSVHDGSKPFKCIKCSYTCVSKSMLTSHLKKHSNIYPYRCANCTYKTKFCNALKKHLRKKEHEPAMVLNADGSPNPLSIIDVYGTKRGPKQKSSAEKQDELEQSINQNSINNSQLSSASISPILSPAARCLSVNGMNDANCIIQNSMKKDQSVKTFPYSDLVAAFNLSNQPLFHEDATFHKNMQEINYAHADTLMEYIKMMKMADEYIQNRSTTCSDTNDVNELYISDNDVKTTDKSSTYKFKTLKTQLNSQKDESTDAPLDLRVTEEIGKNEFQFQLLATNSPNIIRTSKRKGRAIKLERRAIEESTKSEQEEVESSKSSIISGPDFPEENENIKDSRSKTIVDSIGIEHICHYCEITFGNVVMYTMHMGCHGFDDPYTCNICGHHCTDKVSFFLHIARSQHT, translated from the exons ATGATGAATTATAACTTGTCATCCATCTCCAAAAATAGCCAGTTTTTTTCCGAGAATTCCAACTTATCTGAAGAAGTTACGCAAAACATGAACAAATATCAAGAGAAACAATCGATGGACACTATGTCGAACATTATGAAACCGTCCAATGAAGATATAAGTCTGACACAAAGTACCTTGTGCTGTTCTTTATGTGCCTTTGTTACATCAAACAG atcaaaatttaatgaacATATGGTGAATCATTGGATATCGAAATACaataatccaaattttaaaGCCATCCTTGCGCAATTGCCAGACTTTAAATTCcttcaaaaaaaaacaaattgctCTTTTTCTACATTAGAAGAAGATACTGAACATGAGACAAGGAAAATAGACAAATCTAAACTTTTCCACATGAATCTACAAGataatgtaaaacaaaataaacaacATTTTCGAGAAGGTAAAATTTGcaaacaatgtaattttgtagcGAGCACGAAAATGGAATATTGGGAACATATGCGCTGCCACATCAAAGGCTTTACCTGTTCTGAATGCTCTTTCGTGACCAAATATAAACATCACATGAATCACCATTGGCTTAGTGTGCATGATGGCTCTAAACCGTTCAAGTGCATAAAGTGTTCTTATACATGCGTAAGCAAATCAATGCTGACTAGTCATCTAAAAAAACATTCGAATATTTATCCATATAGATGTGCAAACTGTACATATAAAACCAAGTTTTGTAATGCGCTAAAGAAGCATCtacgaaaaaaagaacatgAACCAGCGATGGTGTTGAACGCTGATGGTTCGCCAAATCCCTTATCCATCATCGATGTTTATGGTACCAAACGCGGGCCCAAACAAAAGTCATCCGCTGAAAAACAGGATGAGTTGGAGCAGAGCATTAATCAGAATTCGATCAACAATAGCCAACTCAGCTCAGCATCAATTTCCCCAATTCTATCACCAGCCGCTCGTTGCCTAAGTGTGAATGGAATGAATGATGCAAATTGTATAATCCAGAATAGCATGAAAAAGGACCAATCTGTCAAAACGTTTCCTTATAGTGATCTGGTTGCTGCTTTTAACTTGTCGAACCAGCCTCTATTTCACGAGGATGCGacatttcacaaaaatatgCAGGAAATTAATTACGCTCACGCTGATACATTAATGGAGTacataaaaatgatgaaaatggCTGATGAATATATCCAGAATCGATCTACAACTTGTTCCGACACAAATGATGTGAATGAACTTTATATTTCCGATAACGACGTAAAGACTACTGATAAATCCTCgacatataaattcaaaacgCTAAAAACTCAACTAAACTCACAGAAAGATGAATCTACAGATGCACCGTTGGATCTCCGCGTCACCGaggaaattggaaaaaatgaatttcaattccaGTTATTAGCTACAAACTCACCAAATATCATCCGCACCAGTAAACGTAAAGGTAGAGCAATTAAATTGGAACGTCGCGCGATAGAAGAGAGCACGAAATCAGAACAGGAGGAAGTAGAATCTTCCAAATCTTCGATAATTAGTGGACCTGATTTTCCAgaagaaaatgagaatatCAAGGATAGTAGGAGCAAAACCATTGTCGATTCAATCGGCATTGAACATATCTGTCACTATTGCGAGATTACGTTTGGCAATGTTGTCATGTATACCATGCATATGGGTTGTCATGGCTTCGATGATCCTTATACGTGCAATATATGTGGTCATCACTGTACCGATaaagtatctttttttctacatatcgCTCGATCGCAGCATACCTAG